The following are from one region of the Vulpes vulpes isolate BD-2025 chromosome 14, VulVul3, whole genome shotgun sequence genome:
- the LOC140595527 gene encoding uncharacterized protein, whose protein sequence is MSPLSPNPTPGTAGVCAGSWGLSGSTVPSSLRHQSPRGTPLLSSSGPRVDVCVPRGAGPSRLASRPGPQDPDPNSFCPPRSPLFQGASQKTNAAEALARGPGERGHAVPTARAYGGPERPDPGFPSRTPDLKYDAGSSLAAVALRLGTTGRAPGLRPTPTPHPRHNLPAELAWGGTVGPTHGALHIVLHPDRRHPGSVPGSVRGPGTGCPQPGPALRVASWQQVRGPGGAQMAGVLGRELEAADVRLGLPLPVR, encoded by the exons ATGTCCCCGCTGTCCCCAAACCCCACCCCGGGCACCGCGGGCGTCTGTGCTGGTTCCTGGGGCCTAAGTGGGTCCACGGTGCCAAGCAGCCTGCGCCACCAGAGCCCCCGGGGTACCCCGCTGCTCTCAAGCTCAGGCCCACGTGTGGACGTGTGTGTCCCCAGAGGCGCGGGGCCCAGCCGACTGGCCAGCAGGCCGGGACCGCAG GACCCTGACCCAAACAGCTTCTGTCCCCCGAGGAGTCCCCTCTTCCAGGGAGCCTCCCAGAAGACCAACGCTGCAGAGGCCTTGGCCCGAGGCCCAGGGGAGCGGGGCCACGCAGTGCCAACAGCCAGGGCCTATGGAGGTCCAGAACGCCCAGACCCAGGCTTCCCAAGCAG GACACCGGACCTGAAATACGACGCCGGTTCCAGCCTTGCGGCTGTAGCACTGAGACTTGGCACGACTGGACGAGCTCCCGGTCTccgtcccacccccaccccccatccccgccACAATCTGCCCGCAGAACTAGCCTGGGGTGGCACAGTGGGCCCCACACATGGTGCTCTTCACATTGTCCTTCACCCCGACAGGCGGCACCCCGGCTCCGTGCCAGGCTCCGTCAGAGGGCCGGGGACGGGATGCCCGCAGCCGGGGCCCGCCCTCAGGGTGGCATCCTGGCAGCAGGTGCGAGGGCCGGGCGGTGCTCAGATGGCGGGAGTGCTGGGCCGGGAATTGGAGGCAGCTGACGTGCGGCTTGGGCTCCCGCTCCCGGTGAGGTGA